In the genome of Kallotenue papyrolyticum, the window CAAAACGCGCGTCATCTACGACACGCGTAAGCTGAGTCAGGTCAATGACGCCTTTGCCGAGGTACTGTCTGCCAGCGTGCCAGCACGCTTGGTCTTCGATCTTGCCGGAGGGTTCTGACTTGTCCATCACATCCGCCCGTCCATAGCGGCCGCGCTGGTGTGATTGATGGTCCTGCTGCCGGATAGCTAACCCAGCTAGCTGGCGGCCTCTGCTATGCGCGCAAGAGGTGTGCTACACTTGCAACACAAGCAATCAGCGCCTGGTAGTGTGCTAGCCGGTGCACGTTCTACAGTTCGTGGGATTCAGCGTGGTGGGTAGAGCATGGCATCCTTATCCTTCGTACCACCGAGTGCTAGCCGCGTCATGATCCCAAGTCGTACTTATAGCAGCCGGCGCTCCAAGGGCTCGGTTTTCACACCCATCACGGTACGCATAGGAGCATGCTCGGACCAACATAAGCTCTCCGAGACGGTGGTGGGATTCATGAGCAGCATCTTCATCTCGTCGCACCAGTCCGTCACCAGAGGCGCTCGATGACACCGCTGTTGCCGATCGATTGGGCAGCCCTGTGGCGCGCGCAGGTCGCCGCCGAACACGCGCAGTACGAACGGCTCTGCGATCCGCGGCTACGGCCCGGACCGGACTGGTGGGCCACCCAGGCCGAGCAGTTTCACCGCCGTAGCCGCGCCGTCTCCCACACGGATGCCTTGCTGCAGGCGGCGCTGGCGCGCGTTCACCCGGGCGCGACCGTGCTGGACATCGGCGCGGGCACCGGACGCTATGCCCTGCCGCTGGCGCGGGCAGGCGCACACGTGATCGCCATCGACTCGTCGCCGGCAATGCTGCACTATCTGCAACAGGAGGCCGCGGCAGAAGCGCTGCCGATCACGATCATCGCCGAGCGCTGGGAAACGAGCACGGTGCCGGTTGCCGACCTGGCGATCTGCGCGCATGTGCTCTACCCCATCGCCGATGCGGAGCTGTTCCTGCGCAAACTCGACGCCCACGCCCGCCACTGCTGGCTGCTGCTCAACTACGAAGCGCCGACGAGCTGGATGGCGCCGCTGTGGCGCGTCGCCTACGGCGAGGAGCGACTGCCGTTGCCGGGCGCACTGGAAGCGCTGGCGCTGCTCCACCAACTGGGCATCGACGCCCACCTGACGCCGATCCCCAATACCGTCACATTGCGGTTTGCGTCGCTCGACGAGGCCCTGGCGGAGATACGGGTGCGACTCTGTCTCGCGTCCACGCCCGAACGCGACACTCGGCTCCGCGAGGCGCTAACGACACTGCTGGAACCGCTGCCGGATGGCAGCCTGCGCGCGCCACAGCCTCCCCACAGCGCCC includes:
- a CDS encoding class I SAM-dependent methyltransferase; amino-acid sequence: MTPLLPIDWAALWRAQVAAEHAQYERLCDPRLRPGPDWWATQAEQFHRRSRAVSHTDALLQAALARVHPGATVLDIGAGTGRYALPLARAGAHVIAIDSSPAMLHYLQQEAAAEALPITIIAERWETSTVPVADLAICAHVLYPIADAELFLRKLDAHARHCWLLLNYEAPTSWMAPLWRVAYGEERLPLPGALEALALLHQLGIDAHLTPIPNTVTLRFASLDEALAEIRVRLCLASTPERDTRLREALTTLLEPLPDGSLRAPQPPHSALITWDGAPTRQG